In a single window of the Panthera leo isolate Ple1 chromosome A1, P.leo_Ple1_pat1.1, whole genome shotgun sequence genome:
- the GRK1 gene encoding rhodopsin kinase GRK1 translates to MDFGSLETVVANSAFIAARGSFDGSSGPSSRDRKYLAKLKLPPLSKCQGLRESLDLAFLSVCSEQPIGKRLFQQFLGADQRHAPALELWKDIEDYDTADDDLRPQKARAILAAYLDPQAELFCSFLDEGTVAQAREGPVAGGDGLFRPLLQETLVYLSQAPFQEYLDSLHFQRFLQWKWLEAQPTGEDWFLDFRVLGKGGFGEVSACQMKATGKLYACKKLNKKRLKKRKGYQGAMVEKKILAKVHSRFIVSLAYAFETKTDLCLVITIMNGGDLRYHIYNVNEESPGFQELRAVFYTAQIVSGLEHLHQRGIVYRDLKPENVLLDDDGNIRISDLGLAVELKDGQTKTKGYAGTPGFMAPELLQGEEYDFSVDYFALGVTLYEMIAARGPFRARGEKVENKELRQRVLSEPVKYSDKFSQASKDFCEALLEKDPEKRLGFRDGTCDGLRANPLFKDINWRQLEAGMLTPPFVPDSRTVYAKNIQDVGAFSTVKGVAFDKADAEFFQEFATGNCPIPWQEEMIETGVFAELNVWRSDGQMPDDMKGVAVEEAAPASKSGMCLVS, encoded by the exons ATGGATTTCGGGTCCCTGGAGACGGTGGTGGCCAACTCAGCCTTCATCGCTGCCCGGGGCAGCTTTGATGGGAGCAGCGGCCCATCCTCTCGGGACAGGAAGTACCTGGCCAAGCTGAAGCTGCCCCCGCTGTCCAAGTGCCAGGGCCTCCGGGAGAGCCTGGACCTGGCGTTCCTGAGTGTGTGCTCAGAGCAGCCCATCGGCAAGCGGCTGTTCCAGCAGTTCCTGGGGGCCGACCAGAGGCATGCGCCGGCTCTGGAGCTCTGGAAGGACATCGAGGACTACGACACCGCTGACGATGACCTCCGGCCACAGAAGGCTCGCGCCATCCTGGCTGCGTACCTGGACCCCCAGGCCGAGCTCTTCTGCAGCTTCCTGGACGAGGGGACCGTGGCGCAGGCCCGGGAGGGGCCCGTGGCGGGCGGGGATGGGCTCTTCCGGCCCCTGCTGCAGGAGACCCTGGTGTACCTGAGCCAGGCACCCTTCCAGGAGTACCTGGACAGCCTGCACTTCCAGCGCTTCCTGCAGTGGAAGTGGCTGGAGGCCCAGCCCACCGGGGAGGACTGGTTTCTGGACTTCAGGGTCCTGGGGAAAGGCGGCTTCGGGGAGGTGTCTGCCTGCCAGATGAAGGCCACCGGCAAGTTGTATGCGTGTAAGAAGCTCAACAAAAAGAGACTCAAGAAAAGGAAGGGGTACCAG GGTGCTATGGTAGAGAAGAAGATTCTAGCAAAGGTACACAGCAGGTTTATAGTCTCGCTGGCATATGCATTTGAAACCAAAACCGACCTCTGTCTGGTGATAACTATCATGAATGGAGGCGACCTGAG ATACCACATCTACAACGTGAACGAGGAGAGCCCTGGCTTCCAGGAGCTGCGTGCCGTGTTCTACACAGCCCAGATTGTCAGCGGCCTGGAGCACCTACATCAGAGGGGCATCGTCTACCGAGACCTCAAGCCTGAGAACGTACTTCTGGATGATGACG GTAATATCCGAATATCTGACCTTGGGCTGGCCGTGGAGCTGAAGGACGGGCAGACCAAGACCAAGGGCTATGCAGGAACCCCAG GTTTCATGGCCCCTGAGCTCTTGCAGGGTGAGGAGTACGACTTTTCTGTGGATTACTTTGCCCTGGGGGTCACACTGTACGAGATGATCGCGGCCAGAGGACCCTTCCGCGCCCGCGGGGAGAAG GTAGAGAACAAGGAGCTCAGACAGAGGGTCCTCTCCGAGCCCGTCAAGTACTCGGACAAGTTCAGCCAGGCCAGCAAGGACTTCTGCGAGGCGCTGCTGGAGAAGGACCCTGAGAAGCGCCTGGGGTTCAGAGACGGGACCTGTGACGGGCTCCGCGCCAACCCCCTCTTTAAGGACATTAACTGGAGACAGCTGGAGGCCG GGATGCTGACACCCCCCTTCGTCCCAGACTCCAGGACAGTCTATGCCAAGAACATCCAGGACGTGGGCGCCTTCTCCACGGTCAAGGGCGTGGCCTTCGACAAAGCCGATGCCGAGTTCTTCCAGGAGTTTGCGACCGGCAACTGCCCCATTCCCTGGCAGGAGGAGATGATCGAGACGGGCGTGTTCGCGGAGCTGAACGTCTGGCGCTCTGACGGGCAGATGCCTGACGACATGAAGGGGGTTGCCGTGGAGGAGGCAGCCCCCGCGTCCAAGTCCGGGATGTGTCTGGTTTCCTAG